The Terrirubrum flagellatum nucleotide sequence TCCTGCGCAAGGTTCGCAAGGGCTCGCATGTCGTCGTCATTCCCGGCAATCATGACGAATGCCTGCGCGACTATGACGGCATGCAGTTCGGCGGCATCGAAATCCGCCTTCAGGCGATTCACACCGCCGCCGACGGCCGCCGTTATCTCGTCATGCATGGCGACGAATTCGACGTGGTCATCCGCACGGCCAGGTGGCTCGCCTTCCTCGGCGACGTCGGTTACGACGTCGCGCTCTGGCTCAACCGGCCGCTCAACTGGAGCCGACGTCATCTCGGCCTCGGCTACTGGTCGCTCTCCGCCTATCTCAAGCAGCGCGTGAAGCAGGCGGTCAGCTTCATCGGCGCCTTCGAGGAAGCGCTCGCCGGCGAGGCGCGCCGCCACAATGTCGATGGCGTGATCTGCGGCCATATCCATCAGGCCTGCGACCGGCAAATTCACGGCGCGCGTTACCTCAATTGCGGCGACTGGGTCGAAAGCTGCACCGCCATCGCGGAGACGCAGAGCGGCGTGATGACCGTCATTCACTGGCGCGACGCGCAGGGCGAGATGGATCGCGAGCGGCGCGCTCCGGCGCTTGCGCCGCAGGCCGCCTGACGCAGTGCGCCTGGATATTCTAAACGAGGATCATTTCATGACGACGTTCGCGCCCGCGCCAAGCGGGAAACTGGCGCGCGAGGCTGTGCGACGCAACGAAGGCGGCGCCCGCGCCACCCTGCTCGAAGCGTTGTTCGCCGGCGTCTTTTCCGGCCTCGTCTATCCCCAGATCTGGGAAGACCCCGTCGTCGACATGGAAGGTCTGGCGCTGAAGCCGGGCGACCGCATGATCGCGATCGCGTCCGGCGGCTGCAACGTGATGAGCTATCTGACGGCGCAGCCGTCGCAGATTGTCGCTGTCGATCTCAACGCCCACCACATCGCACTCCTGCGCCTCAAGATCGCGGCGGCGCGCCATCTACCCGACTATGCCGCCTTCCACGGCTTCTTCGGCAAGGCCGACCAGCGCGCGAATATCGCGCTGTTCGACCAGCATATCGCCGCCGCGCTCGATCCGGAGACGCGCGCCTACTGGATGTCGCGCGATCTCGTCGCGCGTCGCCGCATCAGCCGCTTCGCGCGCGGCTTCTATCGCTTCGGCGCGCTCGGTCGCTTCATCGGGCTCGCGCACAGCCTCGCTCATCTGCACGGCTATCGCCCCGAGAGGATTCTCGAAGCGAAGGGCCGCGACGCGCAGCGCGCCGTGTTTGACCGCGAGATCGCGCCCGTGATGTCGACGCCGATCGTGCGCGCGATCACCTCTTCGCGCGGCTCGTTGTTCGGACTCGGCATTCCGCCGGCGCAGTATGACGCGCTGGCCGGCGGCCGTTCGATGGCCGAAGTGCTGCTTGAACGACTCGAGCGACTCGCCTGCGGGTTTGATCAGAAGAATAATTATTTCGCCTGGCAAGCCTTCGGCCGGCGCTATGACCAGTGCGCCAACGCCTCGCTGCCGCCTTATCTCGAAGCTCGGAATTTCGACGTCGTGCGCCGCGAGGCCCATCGCGTCGAACCGATGCAGCAGCCTCTGACACCGACGCTCGCGCGCGCGCCGGACGCGAGTTTTGATCGCTACGTGCTGCTCGACGCGCAGGACTGGATGGCGGCCGCCGATCTCAACAAGCTCTGGATCGAGATCACGCGCACGGCGCGGCCGGGCGCGCGCGTGATCTTCCGCACGGCGGCAAAGCCGTCCTTGCTGCCGGGCCAGGTCGACGCCGAAGTGCTGGCGCGCTGGCGCTACGAAGAAGCGCTATCGCTTGACCTCACGCGCCGGGACCGCTCGGCGATTTATGGCGGCGCGCATGTCTATGCGCTGAAGCAGGCGAACTGACGCGCGCCGATTGCTCTGGGCGTTTCAATGATGAATGCAACGGACTCACAGCGCCCGGGCCAGGCCGGAGTGGAGCAGCGGGAACAGCCGCCGATCAAGCGTCATGCGGCGCTGATGGATCGCACCTATCGTTTTCAGCGGCATATCTATGACGCGACGCGCAAGCATTATCTACTCGGGCGTTCGCTGCTGATCGAAAGGCTGCAGCCCCCGCATGAAGGGACGGCGCTTGAGGTCGGCGCCGGCACGGCGAGCAATCTCATCCTTGCCGCCGAGCTTTATCCGACAGCCCGCCTTTACGGCGTCGACATCTCCTCGATGATGCTCGCGACCGCGCGCACGAAAATCGAACATCGCGGTCTCTCGGATCGTATCCGGCTGCAGCTCGCCGACGCGACGCGGCTCGACGGACTCTCCTTTTTCAATGTCGGGCAGTTCGACCGGATATTCTTCTCCTATTCCCTGTCAATGATTCCGGACTGGCGCGCGGCGCTGGATTGCGCGCTGACACATCTGAAGCCGGGAGGCGAACTGCATATTGTCGATTTCGGCGACATGAGCGAGCTGCCGCGCATCGCCAAATCAGGCTTGCGGATGTGGCTGCGCTGGTTCCACGTCACGCCGCGGGACGAGTTGCGCGGCGCCATCGCCTCCATGGCGTTGGGCGATGATCATTCCTGCGCGTTTGAATCTCTCTGGAGCGGCTACGCTTTCCACGCCGTGATCAAGAAACGAGCGTCGCATTAGCGAACGGCGATCAACCGCCGAAAAGCTTCTCCAGAATTCCCTTTTCCTGCGGGATCATACGCACGCGATCGTCGGTCGCCACAGGAGCGACGCGGGCGCGGGCCGAAGGCGGGATCGGCGCAAGTTGCGCGACAGGCGCGAAATCGGACGGCTCGCCGTCAACAGGCGCAAGCTGGTAACGGCCGCCGGGCAGCGGCGTCGGTTGCACGTTCTGATGCGCGGCGCGCATGAACTTGCTCCAGATCTCGACTGGCAGATTGCCGCCCGTGACCTTCTTCGTCGGAGAGTTGTCGTCGTTGCCGAGCCAGACGGCGGCGACGAGATGGGAGGTGTAGCCGACGAACCAGGCGTCGCGGAAATCCTGCGTCGTGCCTGTCTTGCCCGCCGCCTCCCAGCCGGGAAGCTCCGCCTTGCGCGCCGTTCCGACCGTCAGCGTCTGGCGCATCATCGCATTCATCATCGCGACCTTGTCAGGATCAACCACCTTCCCGAAGCCGGTCGCCGCCCTGTTGTAGATCACTTTTCCGTCGCCCGATTTCACGCGCACGACGATGTAGGGAATGACGCCTGAGCCGCCGTTGGCGAAGGGCGCATAGGCCGACACCAGCTCGATCGGCGCGACTTCTGACGTGCCAAGAGCCAGCGACGCGTTCGGCTGCAGCGGCGAATGGATGCCCAGCCGCTGCGCGACGCGCACAACATTCTTCGGGCCGACTTCCTGCGCAAGCTTCACCGCGATCGTATTGAGCGAGAGCGCCAGCGCCTTGGCGAGCGACACAGGGCCCGAATAGGTTCGCGAGTAATTCTCCGGCTGCCATCCCCTGATATTCACGGGAGAATCATCGCGCACGGTCTCCGGCGTCAGGCCGGATTCAAGCGCGGTAAGATAAACGAACGGCTTGAAAGAGGAGCCCGGCTGACGCCGCGCGGCGACCGCGCGGTTGAACTGGCTTTCGCTATAGTTGCGGCCGCCCACGAGAGCGCGCACGCCGCCGTCTGGCGTGATCGCGACGATCGCGCCCTGCGACACATTGAATTTGCCGCCGCGCGCGTTGAGGTCGTCCGTCAGCATCTTCTCGGCCGCCGATTGCAGCGCCGGCTCGATCGTCGTCTGCACGACGACGTCATTCTCGACGCGGCCGATGAAGTCGTCGAGCACGTCCATGACATAATCGGCGGCGTAATTCGCGGAGCCTGCGCCAGCGGGGCGCACCGCATTCGCCGGTTTCTCGATCGCCACTTTCACCGACGCGGCGTCGGCGAAGCCCTCGCGCGCCATCGCGTTCAGCACGAGCTCGGCGCGCGCCTGCGCCGCGTCAGGATTGCGATTGGGCGCCAGACGCGACGGCGCCTGCACGAGGCCGGCGAGGATCGCAGCCTCGGAAAGAGTCACCGCGCGCGCCGACTTCGAGAAATATTTCTGCGCAGCCGCTTCGACGCCATAGGCGCCGGAGCCGAAATAGACGCGGTTGAGATAGAGTTCGAGGATCTGATCCTTGGAGTAGGTGCGCTCAAGCCAGATCGACAGGATCGCTTCCTGAATCTTGCGCGATGCAGTGCGCTCCTGCGTAAGGAAGAGATTCTTTGCGAGCTGCTGCGTCAGCGTTGAACCGCCCTGCATGCCGCCGCCGCGCGATACGACGTTGCGCACAAGCGCGCGCGCAATGCCGACGGGATCGACGCCATAGTGCGAATAGAAGCGATGGTCCTCGATGGCGATGAAGGCCTTCGGCAAATAGGGCGGCAATTCTTTCAGCGTCACGGTCCGGCCGCCGGTCTCGCCGCGATTGGCGAGCAGCGAACCATCGGATGCAAGGATCGCGATGTTCGGCGGGCGCTTCGGAACGCTCAACTGATCGATCGGCGGCAGTTTCGTGGCGTGCCAGGCGACGAGGCCGCCAACGCCGATCACGCCCCAGATCGCGAGCACGAAACCCCAATAGAACAGGCCGCCGATGAAGGAACGACCGCGCTTCTTTTTGGATTTGCTCCGCGATGGTTTGGGGTCGCGATCACCGCCGCCGCCAGAGCGGGCCTTCGCGCGGCGGCTGTCGGGCACGGGGCGGTCCTCCGGACGCAGGAACATGCTGGAAAAGCCGCTGGGCGCGAAGGTCGGCTCCCGGCGTTGCGATGCAGCTCCCCGCGCCACTGATGCCCCCGCCTGCGCCAACGCGCGCGCTCCCCGCCTGAAATCGAGGAACGACCGGTGCAGATTGAATGTGGCGGATTAAGGAGTGGTTAAGGGTTGAGGCCCGGCCGCGGCGCGCGAGTTATCCGCCGTGGTTAAAACGTCACGCCCGCGCCGCGGCGATCGCGCCCTTCATCTGGGCCGACGGGAGATAGCCGACATAGGCGCTGCGGCCGATCAGCCAGGACGGCGTCGCAGAGAGATTGTTGCGCGCGCCGAAATCGGCCGACGCGGTCAGCGCAGCGGTGACGACGTCGGAATTCGCGGTCTGCGCGATCGATTCCACATCAAGACCGATCTTCCTGACGATGGCGATCGCAGCGTCGCCATCCGCGACGCCCCTCATCCCGAGCAATTCGCGATGCAATGTCGGATAGGCCTCGGGCGAATCCATCGCCACCGCGAGCGCGACCTTGTGGGCGAGCACGGAGGCGACGCCAAGAATCGCATAATTTACGAGGATCAGGCGAAGCCGAGAGTCGCCCTTGACCAACGCATCGACGTCGTGGGCGCCGCGACGGCACCAGGGACAGTTGTAATCGAAGAATTCCACCAAAGTGATCGAGCCGTTGCGCGATCCCATGCGGAAGGTCGCGGGCAGCGCCAGCGCCTCGCGCGTCACGTCAGGCGAAATATCAAACCGCGTCGCCTCGCCTTCCTGGGCAAAGGCCGGCGCAGCGCCCGCAGTCGCGAGCGCCGTGATCAACGCGCGACGATCGATCACGCGCCGTTTCCCGGAACTTTCAGATTTTCCGGACGCGGCATCGAGATGATGTTGTAGCCGGCGTCGACATGGATGATCTCGCCCGTCGTGTCTTGTGAGAGATCGGACAGGAGATAGAGCGCGGTCCCCGCGATGCCTTCGAGCGAAACCGAACGGCGCAGCGGCGCATGATCCTTCTGGAAGGACAGCATGAAGCGCGCATCGGTGATGCCGGCGCCGGCGAGCGTGCGCACCGGGCCGGGAGAGATGGCGTTCACGCGAATATTTTGCGGGCCGAAGTCAGCGGCGAG carries:
- a CDS encoding UDP-2,3-diacylglucosamine diphosphatase → MTDGHRYRTIFISDVHLGMRTSQAEQLLDFLRVVDADTIYLVGDIIDFWKVRRGAYWPQAHNDVLQKILRKVRKGSHVVVIPGNHDECLRDYDGMQFGGIEIRLQAIHTAADGRRYLVMHGDEFDVVIRTARWLAFLGDVGYDVALWLNRPLNWSRRHLGLGYWSLSAYLKQRVKQAVSFIGAFEEALAGEARRHNVDGVICGHIHQACDRQIHGARYLNCGDWVESCTAIAETQSGVMTVIHWRDAQGEMDRERRAPALAPQAA
- a CDS encoding DUF3419 family protein, whose protein sequence is MTTFAPAPSGKLAREAVRRNEGGARATLLEALFAGVFSGLVYPQIWEDPVVDMEGLALKPGDRMIAIASGGCNVMSYLTAQPSQIVAVDLNAHHIALLRLKIAAARHLPDYAAFHGFFGKADQRANIALFDQHIAAALDPETRAYWMSRDLVARRRISRFARGFYRFGALGRFIGLAHSLAHLHGYRPERILEAKGRDAQRAVFDREIAPVMSTPIVRAITSSRGSLFGLGIPPAQYDALAGGRSMAEVLLERLERLACGFDQKNNYFAWQAFGRRYDQCANASLPPYLEARNFDVVRREAHRVEPMQQPLTPTLARAPDASFDRYVLLDAQDWMAAADLNKLWIEITRTARPGARVIFRTAAKPSLLPGQVDAEVLARWRYEEALSLDLTRRDRSAIYGGAHVYALKQAN
- a CDS encoding class I SAM-dependent methyltransferase, yielding MEQREQPPIKRHAALMDRTYRFQRHIYDATRKHYLLGRSLLIERLQPPHEGTALEVGAGTASNLILAAELYPTARLYGVDISSMMLATARTKIEHRGLSDRIRLQLADATRLDGLSFFNVGQFDRIFFSYSLSMIPDWRAALDCALTHLKPGGELHIVDFGDMSELPRIAKSGLRMWLRWFHVTPRDELRGAIASMALGDDHSCAFESLWSGYAFHAVIKKRASH
- a CDS encoding transglycosylase domain-containing protein — its product is MARGAASQRREPTFAPSGFSSMFLRPEDRPVPDSRRAKARSGGGGDRDPKPSRSKSKKKRGRSFIGGLFYWGFVLAIWGVIGVGGLVAWHATKLPPIDQLSVPKRPPNIAILASDGSLLANRGETGGRTVTLKELPPYLPKAFIAIEDHRFYSHYGVDPVGIARALVRNVVSRGGGMQGGSTLTQQLAKNLFLTQERTASRKIQEAILSIWLERTYSKDQILELYLNRVYFGSGAYGVEAAAQKYFSKSARAVTLSEAAILAGLVQAPSRLAPNRNPDAAQARAELVLNAMAREGFADAASVKVAIEKPANAVRPAGAGSANYAADYVMDVLDDFIGRVENDVVVQTTIEPALQSAAEKMLTDDLNARGGKFNVSQGAIVAITPDGGVRALVGGRNYSESQFNRAVAARRQPGSSFKPFVYLTALESGLTPETVRDDSPVNIRGWQPENYSRTYSGPVSLAKALALSLNTIAVKLAQEVGPKNVVRVAQRLGIHSPLQPNASLALGTSEVAPIELVSAYAPFANGGSGVIPYIVVRVKSGDGKVIYNRAATGFGKVVDPDKVAMMNAMMRQTLTVGTARKAELPGWEAAGKTGTTQDFRDAWFVGYTSHLVAAVWLGNDDNSPTKKVTGGNLPVEIWSKFMRAAHQNVQPTPLPGGRYQLAPVDGEPSDFAPVAQLAPIPPSARARVAPVATDDRVRMIPQEKGILEKLFGG
- a CDS encoding DsbA family protein gives rise to the protein MIDRRALITALATAGAAPAFAQEGEATRFDISPDVTREALALPATFRMGSRNGSITLVEFFDYNCPWCRRGAHDVDALVKGDSRLRLILVNYAILGVASVLAHKVALAVAMDSPEAYPTLHRELLGMRGVADGDAAIAIVRKIGLDVESIAQTANSDVVTAALTASADFGARNNLSATPSWLIGRSAYVGYLPSAQMKGAIAAARA